The sequence GCCACTCAGGCAACAGCCCCGGCGACCAAACCACAGTCAGTCGAATAAATGCACTATTGCTAAAAGCAACATGCAAAATAAAACCCGCTTCGGCGGGTTTTATTATATAAAGTTTAAGCTATCTGTTTCAGTGTCTTGATTTCAATACTTTCCAGCTTGCCCTCTATCGATTTAACAAAATCGATGAAATGTTGCGCTTTATTATGTTTTTCCAATGCTTCAGCAGATGCCCAGCGCTCGAAAAACACAAAAGAACCATTTTGGTCGTTCTCAGCATGGAGATCATATTGCAGATTCCCCTTCTCCTCACGACTTGGTTCTATAATCTGATGAACCGCCTCTCTGACTTCATTAACAAATTCAGGCTTGGCCACTAAACTGGCAATCACACGAACTTCCATCGTAATTCTCCCATACAGTACATTTAATCCATCTATTTACGGCTAATTAATCACTCATCTTAGCGAGCAATTTCACCTATAGCCCCTCTATAAGATGCCCTTTTTAGGTTATTTTCAACTCACCACTTACAATGTTTTCAACTTAAGCCTAACAATCAGATGCATCCTGCGCACTTTCCGCTTATCCTTACACCCCGCCGGAAACAGTATAAAAACCCGAAATCTCATCACCACTGCGGAGCTTGTTGAATGACTGCACAACCCCAAACCCTGAAAATTCGCCGCCCAGATGACTGGCATATTCACTTACGTGATGACGAAATGCTCAGTACCGTGCTGCCTTATACCTCCGAGGTGTTTGCCAGAGCTATTGTTATGCCGAATCTGGCCCCGCCTATTACCACTGTTGCCAGTGCGATTGCGTATCGGGACCGTATTCTGGCGGCCGTGCCGGTTGGGCATAAATTCACGCCGTTGATGACTTGTTATCTGACTGATTCACTTGATATCAATGAGTTGACCGCCGGTTTTGAGCAAGGCGTATTTACGGCGGCAAAACTCTATCCAGCCAATGCCACTACCAACTCAAATCATGGTGTATCCGATATTCCAGCGATTTATCCATTGTTTGAGCAAATGCAAAAAATGGGTATGCCACTGCTTATCCACGGCGAAGTCACCGATGCCGCAGTCGATATCTTCGATCGTGAAGCGCGTTTTATTGATCAAATCATGGAACCGATCCGCCGCAACTTCCCCGAGCTGAAGATTGTCTTTGAGCATATCACCACCAAAGATGCCGCCGACTACGTGCTGGCAGGCAATCGTTTCCTTGGTGCGACCATCACCCCACAACATCTGATGTTTAACCGCAATCATATGCTGGTCGGTGGCATTCGCCCCCATCTGTTCTGTCTGCCAATACTGAAACGCAGCACGCACCAGGCAGCATTGCGCCAGGCTGTCGCCAGTGGCTCAGACCGTTTCTTCCTTGGAACCGACTCAGCTCCACATGCCAAACAGCGTAAAGAGTCATCCTGTGGCTGTGCTGGTGTGTTCAATGCCCCCTCAGCACTGCCTGCTTATGCGACTGTTTTCGAAGAGATGAACGCACTACAACATTTGGAAGCATTCTGTTCCTTAAATGGTCCACGCTTCTATGGCCTGCCAGTTAACGACGATTTTGTTGAGTTGGTTCGAACGCCCTGCCAACAACCGGAAGAGATCCCGCTGGGAAGTGAGTCGATCGTCCCTTATCTAGCCGGTCAAAGCATTAACTGGTCAGTTAAAGGTTAATAATGATCAGAGGTAGGGAGCCTCACTCCCTACCCTCAAAAATTTTTATCTCAGCCAGTTGCAACCTGAATACTTACACTGTATAAATAACCAGTATAAATATTCGGAGGGCCAGATATGCGTGTTGAAGTCAGTATTGATAAAAAAAACCAGTTACCCGCCGGTGCTATCGAAGCGCTAACCAATGAATTAAGTAAACGACTGGATTCGAAATTCCCGGACACCAGCACCACAGTGCAAGTGCGTTACGCTGGAGCAAATAACCTTTCTGTTTTGGGCGGAGCTAAAACAGATAAGGACCTGATCTCTGAGATATTACAAGAAATATGGGAAAGCGCTGACGATTGGTTTGACGCAAAATAACCCACTACAATGCTGTTTTTGCCGGGGGTCGCTCCTCGGCTTTTTTATATCAATGGATATATCCCCCCTTTCTCCCAGCACTTTCGTCACTCGCCTGCGATTAATTAATCATCAGAA comes from Yersinia bercovieri ATCC 43970 and encodes:
- the dinI gene encoding DNA damage-inducible protein I, coding for MRVEVSIDKKNQLPAGAIEALTNELSKRLDSKFPDTSTTVQVRYAGANNLSVLGGAKTDKDLISEILQEIWESADDWFDAK
- a CDS encoding putative quinol monooxygenase; the encoded protein is MEVRVIASLVAKPEFVNEVREAVHQIIEPSREEKGNLQYDLHAENDQNGSFVFFERWASAEALEKHNKAQHFIDFVKSIEGKLESIEIKTLKQIA
- the pyrC gene encoding dihydroorotase; this translates as MTAQPQTLKIRRPDDWHIHLRDDEMLSTVLPYTSEVFARAIVMPNLAPPITTVASAIAYRDRILAAVPVGHKFTPLMTCYLTDSLDINELTAGFEQGVFTAAKLYPANATTNSNHGVSDIPAIYPLFEQMQKMGMPLLIHGEVTDAAVDIFDREARFIDQIMEPIRRNFPELKIVFEHITTKDAADYVLAGNRFLGATITPQHLMFNRNHMLVGGIRPHLFCLPILKRSTHQAALRQAVASGSDRFFLGTDSAPHAKQRKESSCGCAGVFNAPSALPAYATVFEEMNALQHLEAFCSLNGPRFYGLPVNDDFVELVRTPCQQPEEIPLGSESIVPYLAGQSINWSVKG